AAAAACCTTTCAAGTCAAAGTTATCCTCTATTTCTCTGACAAAATACTGTGACAAGACAAGAGGGCACGTGGATGAGCAAAGTGTAGCTGTTATCGACACCCCAGGTTTGTTTGATACTACATTGTCCAATGAGGAGGGACTGAAAAAGATTGCTCTGTGCATCTCTTTCTCTGCTCCTGGTCCCCATGTGTTCCTGGTTGTGATCAAGCTGGGAAGATTCACTGAAGAGGAGCAGAATACTGTGGAAATGATTAAGAGATTATTTGGTGATGAATCATCGAAATACACCATGGTTCTCTTCACACATGGAGACCTTCTTGATGATGAGGGCGTAACAATTGAAGACTTCCTGCATAAAAATCCAGTTTTGGAAAGTTTAATTTCTCAATGCAATGGGGGATATCATGTCTTTAAAAACAAAGATAAGAATCGCTCCCAGGTCACTGAGCTGCTTGAGAAGATAAACAAGATGGTCATGAGTAATGGAGGGAGACATTACTCCACTAATATGTTCCAGAAGGCTGAGAGAGCAATTGAAGAGGAGAAGAACAAgatcctgagagagaaagaagagatgatAAATAAACTTAAGGAAAAAAATTTGAAACAAGAGGCTCGGGAGGAAGCGCTTAAAGAGCAGAATGAGAGGATGCTGAGAAAAAACAAAGAGCAGAAACGCAGACATGAGGAGGAACTGAAGAAAATTGTGGAAGAACYTGCTCGGGAGAAAATGATtaaagaggagaatgagaggatccagaaagagaagaaagagcagAGACTCAGGGAGGAGGAACTGAAGGAACTGAAAATGGAAAATGAGGCTAAGGAGAAAGAACTAAAGGAGTTGAAGCAAAAACTTGAACGTGAGGCTAGAGCGAAAGCTGAGAAAAAGATCAGCGATAAGGGAAAATGGTGCAGTACTCAATGAAAATCTGAAACAATGATGTACCATCTAACAATGCTGTTCAATCTAACAATGCTGTACCATCTAACAATGATGTACCATCTAACAATGATGTACCATCTAACGATGCTGTTCCATCTAACGATGCTGTTCCATCTAACGATGCTGTTCCATCTAACAATGCTGTTCCATCTAACAATGCTGTTCCATCTAACAATGCTGTTCCATCTAACGATGCTGTTCCATCTAACGATGCTGTTCCATCTAACAATGCTGTACCATCTAACAATGATGTACCATCTAACGATGCTGTTCCATCTAACAATGCTGTACCATCTAACAATGATGTACCATCTAACAATGCTGTTCCATCTAACAATGTTGTACCATCTAACAATGCTGTTCCATCTAACAATGATGTACCATCTAACAATGCTGTACCATCTAACAATGCTGTTCCATCTAACAATGCTGTTCCATCTAACAATGCTGTTCCATCTAACAATGATGTACCATCTAACAATGTTGTTCCATCTAACAATGATGTACCATCTAACAATGATGTACCATCTAACAATGATGTACCATGCCCATCTATCATTTGTTTGACTTGATGACTTCTAATACTTAAAAATGTAACTGGTTATCCACATCATTAAATGTTCTGACTACTCTTGGTGTCCGT
This sequence is a window from Salvelinus sp. IW2-2015 unplaced genomic scaffold, ASM291031v2 Un_scaffold6637, whole genome shotgun sequence. Protein-coding genes within it:
- the LOC111957117 gene encoding GTPase IMAP family member 7-like, which gives rise to MFFLLALPAPDQLTVDSVYSTSAAVSWSQPPGLDQSQHHYQISYHCPGTXPHITTTSSHSITLSDLQSXTQYSVTVCTVXXNGKQSQLAXTALTTRFRLPTQNEELRIVLVGKTGVGKSAAGNTIVGTKEKPFKSKLSSISLTKYCDKTRGHVDEQSVAVIDTPGLFDTTLSNEEGLKKIALCISFSAPGPHVFLVVIKLGRFTEEEQNTVEMIKRLFGDESSKYTMVLFTHGDLLDDEGVTIEDFLHKNPVLESLISQCNGGYHVFKNKDKNRSQVTELLEKINKMVMSNGGRHYSTNMFQKAERAIEEEKNKILREKEEMINKLKEKNLKQEAREEALKEQNERMLRKNKEQKRRHEEELKKIVEEXAREKMIKEENERIQKEKKEQRLREEELKELKMENEAKEKELKELKQKLEREARAKAEKKISDKGKWCSTQ